From the Campylobacter sp. MIT 99-7217 genome, the window TTTTTTTATCTATAAGCTCTCTTAATTCGCTAATTTTTTCATACACCAAGGGTAAAAACTCCTGTCCGCCAAAACCCGGATTCACGCTCATTAAAAGGACTAAATCCACATAATCAATCAAATGTTTCATCATACTTATAGGTGTATGCGGATTAAGCACTATGCCAGCATTAACACCTTGTTTTTTAATGTGTTCGCAAAGTCTTATGGGGTGATTTTCTGCTTCTATATGAAAGCTGATAAATTTTGGCTTTAAGGGTAAAAACATATCAACAAAAGAGCTTACATTTTGAACCATCAAATGCACATCTAAAGGGGTATTTGAAATTTTTTGTATGTTTTTTATGACACAAGGACCAAAGGTTAAATTTGGGACAAAATGTCCGTCCATAACATCAATATGAAGCAAATCAGCCCCAGCTTCGCACACAGCTTTTACATCTTCTTCAAGTTTTAAAAAATTTGCCGATAAAAGACTTGGTGCTACATACATTTTCATTACCTTAAAGTGATTAAAATTAGGAATTTTACACTTTAAAGTATAAAAAAAATATAAATATTTGAAATTTTTAAGTTTTTTTTTGTTAGAATACGCTGAAAATTAATAAAATTTAAGGAAGAAAAATGTCAAGAACTTGTCAAATCACAGGAAAAAGACCAATGGTGGGCAACAATGTTTCTCATGCTAATAATAAAACAAAAAGACGCTTTTTGCCAAATTTAAGAACTATCCGTGTTTCTTTAGAAGATGGCACTACAAGAAAGATCAAGGTTGCAGCTTCTACTTTAAGAACTCTTAGAAAAAATTCTAAATAATTTTTAAGGGATTATTAATTCCTTAAAATCCCTTTACACTTACTCTTAGACGATATTTTGTTTATTTTATATTAAATATTTCTTGTTTTTACTTGCAAAAATGTAACATTTTAGATATAATCTCTCACAATAACAAGTTTAAAAGGAGCTTTTATGTGGCATGAGTATAGAGAGTTGATGACCGAACTTAAGGGTAAAGATGGAAGATTTGATAGTTTGTTTGAAAAACACAATGAACTTGATGATAAGATCAAAGACGCTGAAGAGGGAAGAATTTTTTTAGATAGCATGGAAATTTCACAGCTGAAGAAAGAAAAATTGCGTATCAAAGAAGAATTAGGCGTGTATTTGGCAAATTATAAAAAATAGCATAAAGGATAAGAATGTTTGGTTTAGGTAAAAATTCTGCAAGTTCAGCAAATAATACATCTGCAGAAATTCAAAAACTCCAAGCTCAGATTCAGCAGCTTAGGATAGAAAATTCTCAGCTAAAAGAACAACTTGAAGCCTCAAATAAAAATGGAGCTGAAGATACTTTACACAATAAATTACTTAGTGTCATGCTTTCGGGTGCTTTGGAAGGTATAGCTGTTGTGCAAGGAGATATGCTTGCAAATGTCAATAAGGCTGAGGTAATCTCAACTTCTTCTAATTCATCTTTAGAGGTTATGGAAAATCTTGATGAGATTACAAATTCCATAAATGATTCTTTGGGAAATATCATAGAATCTACTAATAAATCACGCGATACAGCTGGGACACTGCACAGAAGCGTTGATGAGATCACTAATGTTATTAATTTAATTAAAGATGTTTCTGATCAGACTAATCTTTTAGCCTTAAATGCTGCTATTGAAGCTGCCCGTGCAGGGGAGCATGGACGAGGATTTGCTGTTGTTGCCGATGAGGTTCGAAAGCTTGCTGAAAAAAC encodes:
- the rpe gene encoding ribulose-phosphate 3-epimerase, which translates into the protein MYVAPSLLSANFLKLEEDVKAVCEAGADLLHIDVMDGHFVPNLTFGPCVIKNIQKISNTPLDVHLMVQNVSSFVDMFLPLKPKFISFHIEAENHPIRLCEHIKKQGVNAGIVLNPHTPISMMKHLIDYVDLVLLMSVNPGFGGQEFLPLVYEKISELRELIDKKNAKVFIEVDGGVNGLNASNLEEAGADILVAGSYIFSSKDYKTAISSLKLEF
- the rpmB gene encoding 50S ribosomal protein L28 — translated: MSRTCQITGKRPMVGNNVSHANNKTKRRFLPNLRTIRVSLEDGTTRKIKVAASTLRTLRKNSK
- a CDS encoding YdcH family protein, which gives rise to MWHEYRELMTELKGKDGRFDSLFEKHNELDDKIKDAEEGRIFLDSMEISQLKKEKLRIKEELGVYLANYKK